Proteins co-encoded in one Stenotrophomonas maltophilia genomic window:
- the rpsA gene encoding 30S ribosomal protein S1 translates to MTESFAELFEASQANLAKLKPGAIVSGTVVEVRGDVVVINAGLKSEGIVPIEQFRNDAGEIDVAEGDIVKVALDSIENGFGETVLSREKAKRAMVWDELEEALEKNETITGRISGKVKGGFTVDIKDVRAFLPGSLVDVRPVRDPAYLEGKELEFKLIKLDRKRNNVVVSRRAVVESEHSEEREQLMDKLQEGAILKGVVKNLTDYGAFVDLGGIDGLLHITDMAWKRVRHPSEVVNVGDELDVRVLKFDRERNRVSLGLKQLGEDPWDNIARRYPANSRVFGKVSNVTDYGAFVEIEPGVEGLVHVSEMDWTNKNVNPSKVVQVGDEVEVMVLDVDEERRRISLGMKQVAANPWETFAATHKKGDKVSGQIKSITDFGIFIGLDGGIDGLVHLSDISWNTTGEDVVRNFKKGDTLDAVVLAVDPERERISLGVKQLEQDPFGQYMAANPKGSKVEGVVKEVDAKGAIIELADGIEGYVSARDIANERVDDATQHLKVGDKVEAKFVGMDRKGRTLQLSIKAKDDAEMREVLEEYQSSSASSGTTQLGALLRAQLNGNKSE, encoded by the coding sequence ATGACCGAATCATTTGCCGAACTGTTTGAAGCCAGCCAGGCCAATCTGGCCAAGCTGAAGCCGGGCGCCATCGTCAGCGGTACCGTTGTTGAAGTCCGCGGCGACGTCGTGGTGATCAACGCTGGCCTGAAGTCCGAAGGCATCGTGCCGATCGAACAGTTCCGTAACGACGCTGGCGAAATCGACGTCGCCGAAGGCGACATCGTCAAGGTCGCCCTCGACTCGATCGAGAACGGCTTCGGCGAAACCGTCCTGTCGCGCGAGAAGGCCAAGCGCGCGATGGTGTGGGACGAGCTGGAAGAAGCGTTGGAAAAGAACGAAACCATCACCGGCCGCATCAGCGGCAAGGTCAAGGGTGGTTTCACCGTGGACATCAAGGATGTCCGCGCCTTCCTGCCGGGTTCCCTGGTCGATGTGCGCCCGGTGCGCGATCCGGCCTACCTGGAAGGCAAGGAGCTCGAGTTCAAGCTCATCAAGCTGGACCGCAAGCGTAACAACGTCGTGGTCTCGCGCCGCGCTGTCGTCGAAAGCGAGCACTCGGAAGAGCGCGAGCAGCTGATGGACAAGCTGCAGGAAGGCGCGATCCTGAAGGGTGTCGTCAAGAACCTGACCGACTACGGCGCGTTCGTGGACCTGGGCGGTATCGACGGCCTGCTGCACATCACCGACATGGCATGGAAGCGCGTGCGCCATCCGTCCGAAGTCGTCAACGTCGGCGACGAGCTGGACGTGCGCGTGCTGAAGTTCGACCGCGAGCGCAACCGCGTTTCGCTGGGTCTGAAGCAGCTGGGCGAAGATCCGTGGGATAACATCGCCCGTCGTTACCCGGCCAACAGCCGCGTCTTCGGCAAGGTCTCCAACGTCACCGATTACGGCGCGTTCGTTGAGATCGAGCCGGGCGTCGAAGGCCTGGTGCACGTCTCCGAGATGGATTGGACCAACAAGAACGTCAACCCGTCCAAGGTTGTGCAGGTGGGTGACGAAGTCGAAGTGATGGTGCTGGACGTCGATGAAGAGCGTCGCCGTATCTCGCTGGGCATGAAGCAGGTTGCCGCCAATCCGTGGGAAACCTTCGCTGCCACCCACAAGAAGGGTGACAAGGTGTCGGGCCAGATCAAGTCGATCACCGACTTCGGCATCTTCATCGGCCTGGACGGCGGCATCGACGGCCTGGTCCACCTGTCCGACATCAGCTGGAACACCACCGGCGAAGACGTCGTTCGCAACTTCAAGAAGGGCGACACCCTGGACGCCGTTGTCCTGGCCGTCGATCCGGAACGCGAGCGCATCTCCCTGGGCGTGAAGCAGCTGGAGCAGGATCCGTTCGGCCAGTACATGGCTGCCAATCCGAAGGGCTCCAAGGTCGAAGGCGTGGTGAAGGAAGTCGACGCCAAGGGCGCGATCATCGAGCTGGCTGACGGCATCGAAGGTTACGTCTCGGCACGCGACATCGCCAACGAGCGCGTTGACGACGCCACCCAGCACCTGAAGGTCGGCGACAAGGTCGAAGCCAAGTTCGTGGGCATGGACCGCAAGGGCCGCACCCTGCAGCTGTCGATCAAGGCCAAGGACGACGCTGAAATGCGCGAAGTGCTGGAGGAATACCAGTCCTCTTCGGCTTCCAGCGGCACCACCCAGCTGGGCGCGCTGCTGCGTGCACAGCTGAACGGCAACAAGTCCGAGTAA
- the cmk gene encoding (d)CMP kinase, giving the protein MNPLAPVLTIDGPSGAGKGTISRIVARRMGWHYLDSGALYRAVGVAASWADIDTSDASALVRCTFDTHVQFVEQGEAMRVMVNGSDATDELRLETTGALASAIAAIPEVRAALKERQRVFREMPGLVADGRDMGTVIFPDAPYKVFLTASAEERAERRHKQLKDKGVSVNFDDLLREIMARDARDAQRTVAPLKPADDAVLIDTTGIGIADVVARVMDLLPVPAA; this is encoded by the coding sequence ATGAATCCACTCGCTCCCGTCCTGACCATCGACGGCCCATCCGGGGCCGGCAAGGGTACCATCAGCCGCATCGTCGCGCGCCGGATGGGCTGGCATTACCTGGATTCGGGCGCGCTGTACCGGGCGGTGGGCGTGGCCGCCAGCTGGGCCGACATCGATACCTCCGACGCCTCGGCGCTGGTCCGCTGCACCTTCGACACCCACGTTCAGTTTGTCGAGCAGGGCGAGGCCATGCGGGTCATGGTCAACGGCTCCGATGCCACCGACGAACTGCGCCTGGAGACCACCGGCGCCCTGGCCTCGGCCATTGCCGCCATTCCGGAGGTCCGGGCCGCCCTGAAAGAGCGCCAGCGCGTATTCAGGGAGATGCCGGGCCTGGTCGCCGACGGCCGTGACATGGGTACGGTGATCTTCCCGGACGCCCCCTACAAGGTGTTCCTGACCGCCAGTGCCGAGGAGCGCGCCGAGCGCCGGCATAAGCAGTTGAAAGACAAGGGGGTTTCTGTTAACTTTGATGACCTCCTGCGCGAGATCATGGCCCGCGACGCCCGTGATGCTCAGCGTACCGTGGCGCCCCTGAAGCCGGCAGACGATGCTGTCCTCATCGACACCACAGGCATCGGCATCGCAGATGTCGTTGCCAGAGTGATGGATCTGCTTCCGGTTCCGGCTGCCTGA
- the ykgO gene encoding type B 50S ribosomal protein L36: protein MKVLSSLKSAKARHRDCKVVRRRGKIFVICKSNPRFKARQR, encoded by the coding sequence ATGAAAGTCCTGTCCTCCCTGAAGTCGGCGAAGGCCCGTCACCGTGACTGCAAGGTCGTGCGTCGTCGTGGCAAGATCTTCGTCATCTGCAAGTCGAACCCGCGTTTCAAGGCGCGTCAGCGCTAA
- a CDS encoding agmatine deiminase family protein: MNQTLRFPAEWEAQSGVLIAWPTADTDWADRLGQVEETYIALVAAITRFQPVLICVADDDVETYAEMRLRSNRIDMDKVHFTTAAYDDTWLRDSGPITLRRADGGFQLLDFRFTGWGGKFEATLDDQLVGVLDQAGVFNDAPVRSIPFALEGGGIETDGEGTLLTTWKCLHERHPDRDRASLSADLADWLQQDRVLWLDHGYLEGDDTDAHIDTLARFASPDSIVYQACDDQSDSHYAELQAMGNELAALRTRDGKPYRLFPLPWAQPVIDEGRRLAASYANYLIVNGAVLMPAYGDPADDLARDVLAKAHPGREIVQVPCRSLIWQNGSLHCITMQLPAGLLKA; this comes from the coding sequence ATGAACCAGACCCTTCGTTTTCCTGCCGAATGGGAAGCCCAGAGCGGCGTCCTGATTGCCTGGCCCACCGCCGACACCGACTGGGCCGACCGCCTGGGCCAGGTGGAAGAGACCTACATCGCCCTGGTTGCGGCCATCACCCGCTTCCAGCCGGTGCTGATCTGCGTGGCCGACGACGATGTGGAGACCTATGCCGAAATGCGGCTGCGCTCCAACCGCATCGACATGGACAAGGTGCACTTCACCACGGCCGCCTACGACGATACCTGGCTGCGCGATTCGGGCCCGATCACCCTGCGCCGCGCCGACGGCGGTTTCCAGCTGCTGGACTTCCGCTTCACCGGCTGGGGCGGCAAGTTCGAGGCCACCCTGGATGACCAGCTGGTGGGCGTGCTCGACCAGGCCGGCGTGTTCAACGACGCGCCGGTGCGCAGCATCCCGTTCGCACTGGAAGGCGGCGGCATCGAGACCGACGGCGAAGGCACCCTGCTGACCACCTGGAAGTGCCTGCACGAGCGCCACCCGGACCGCGACCGCGCCAGCCTGAGCGCCGACCTGGCCGACTGGCTGCAGCAGGACCGCGTGCTGTGGCTGGACCACGGTTACCTGGAAGGCGACGACACCGACGCCCACATCGACACCCTGGCCCGCTTCGCCTCGCCCGACAGCATCGTCTACCAGGCCTGCGACGACCAGAGCGATTCGCACTACGCCGAACTGCAGGCGATGGGCAACGAGCTGGCCGCGCTGCGCACCAGGGACGGCAAGCCGTACCGCCTGTTCCCGCTGCCGTGGGCGCAGCCGGTGATCGACGAAGGCCGCCGCCTGGCCGCGTCGTACGCCAATTACCTGATCGTCAACGGCGCGGTGCTGATGCCGGCCTATGGCGACCCGGCCGATGACCTGGCCCGCGACGTGCTGGCGAAGGCCCACCCGGGCCGCGAGATCGTGCAGGTGCCTTGCCGCTCGCTGATCTGGCAGAACGGCAGCCTGCACTGCATCACCATGCAGCTGCCGGCAGGGCTGTTGAAGGCCTGA